A single Nostoc sp. PCC 7107 DNA region contains:
- a CDS encoding response regulator, with product MMNISSDTKKTNTVQVLVVEDEYILAINLQESLESLGYTVVDIADTAEAAVAKATALRPSIILMDIRLRGEADGIQAAEQIWNDLQIPIIYVTGHSDQSTVERATLTFPFGYILKPIREQELYVAIQTALNRYEREQFLSTVLRGMGDGVIVVDTQLHIKYMNQVAETLTGWQLQEVQDQILNQVFPIIDEQTQLPVANPIYAALEQESIVYLGDRTLLITKDQKSIPIADSAAPLRDNNGKVYGAVMVLRDDTQRRLTEERNLAHERARQLEIQMLEQQRLNQLKEDFLAATSHEMRTPLSNMKMAITMLESILDRRRIIQSGKPPEVNAVARYINILRSECERELNLVDDLLNMRFVDADMYPLELTSIHLQDWLPHITESFQELAQTQQQILQVDIPPELPNIITDLAILTRIVSELLTNAYRYTPLGKVIAVTAQLTTILNYPNLQDKLCVLKTPGMEITVSNFGVEIPATEQSKIFEPFYRISQNQNQDKSSIFDFNDQVLQNESALNSGTGLGLTLVKKLVEYLQGAIAVTSSQGWTRFTIQLPLTLSENF from the coding sequence ATGATGAACATCTCTTCCGATACAAAAAAAACCAACACAGTTCAAGTCTTGGTTGTTGAAGATGAGTATATTCTTGCTATTAACCTACAAGAAAGTTTAGAGTCGCTGGGATACACAGTTGTTGATATTGCTGATACAGCAGAAGCAGCTGTTGCCAAAGCAACCGCATTGCGCCCAAGTATAATTTTAATGGATATCCGGCTGCGAGGTGAGGCTGATGGTATCCAGGCGGCAGAACAAATTTGGAATGATTTGCAAATCCCCATTATTTACGTTACAGGACACTCAGATCAAAGTACTGTAGAACGAGCAACACTGACCTTTCCTTTTGGTTACATTCTCAAACCTATTCGAGAGCAAGAACTATATGTGGCTATTCAAACAGCACTGAATCGCTATGAACGAGAACAGTTTTTGAGTACGGTGCTGCGAGGTATGGGGGATGGGGTGATTGTGGTTGATACGCAGTTGCACATCAAGTATATGAATCAAGTCGCAGAAACTCTGACAGGCTGGCAATTACAAGAAGTGCAAGACCAGATATTAAATCAAGTTTTTCCGATTATTGACGAACAAACTCAGCTACCTGTAGCAAATCCGATTTATGCAGCCCTAGAACAAGAAAGTATTGTATATTTAGGCGATCGCACTTTACTAATTACCAAAGATCAAAAAAGTATTCCTATTGCCGATAGTGCAGCACCTCTGCGTGATAACAATGGTAAGGTTTATGGTGCAGTGATGGTATTGCGGGATGATACGCAACGCCGATTAACTGAAGAACGTAACCTCGCACATGAACGCGCCCGTCAGTTAGAAATCCAAATGCTAGAACAGCAACGGCTGAACCAGTTAAAAGAAGATTTTTTAGCTGCTACTTCTCATGAAATGCGTACGCCGTTATCAAACATGAAAATGGCGATTACTATGCTCGAAAGTATTCTCGATCGCCGGCGCATCATCCAGTCAGGTAAACCTCCAGAAGTAAATGCCGTAGCTCGTTATATCAATATATTACGTTCTGAATGCGAACGTGAGCTAAATTTAGTAGACGATTTATTAAATATGCGTTTCGTTGATGCAGATATGTATCCCTTGGAATTAACTTCCATTCATCTGCAAGACTGGCTACCTCACATTACTGAAAGCTTTCAAGAATTAGCTCAAACTCAGCAACAAATTTTGCAAGTAGACATTCCCCCAGAATTACCTAATATCATTACTGATTTGGCTATCTTGACGCGGATTGTCTCAGAGTTATTAACTAATGCTTACAGATATACTCCCTTGGGAAAAGTTATTGCAGTGACGGCTCAACTCACTACAATTTTGAATTATCCAAACCTTCAAGATAAATTATGTGTTTTGAAAACTCCTGGGATGGAAATCACAGTCAGCAATTTTGGGGTAGAAATCCCAGCGACAGAACAATCTAAAATCTTTGAACCGTTTTATCGTATATCTCAAAATCAAAACCAAGATAAATCTTCGATTTTTGATTTTAATGACCAAGTTCTGCAAAACGAATCTGCACTCAATAGCGGTACAG
- a CDS encoding PAS domain S-box protein encodes MYELFKILLTTQQFIPHGHCYLWQSNLLGLHIVSDSLIALAYYSIPLTLLYFVRQRQDLPFNWIFLLFGTFIITCGTTHLMEIWTLWYPTYWVSGGIKAIAAVVSLYTAWELIYLMPQVLALPSPAQLEAANQELKREISERQQVELVLQEQEAMLRRIGDNLPNGAIYKVIRELDGSDRFYYLSAGIATIMEVSAADALRDAGLLYRQFIPEDIPRLEAAVNASMQHLSIFNIQLRICTPSGQIKWCHFRSSPRQLEDGRVAWDGLVVDVTEPKRTEEIVRKNEALLEESQRVARLGNWEYDLSTGQISWSKGLFELFKRDSQLLAPSYAENLQLYHPEDRKKLAQAVERAISTGESYKLVLRATRTDNVDIYVEGIGYAEFNAHQEVVRLYGTAQDISEQQAVLRERKQAEQALQEKEHFLRSIYDGVGQSIFVVDVVDNDFRYVGFNPAHEELTGLRSNEVQGKTPEQVLPPQLAAIVRKYYQDCLNAGTSITYNECLPFRGQEIWWITNLTPLRDENLSIYRIVGSCINITEQKHAQQMRELQAVITRNMAEGICLVRANDGIIVYANPKFENMFGYDTDELNGLHISIVNYADDQAKAEEVNQAITAAVLEYGEASYEVHNVKKNGTPFWCSATTSMFEHPEYGQVFVAVHQDITEQKQAEEKITASLKEKEVLLKEIHHRVKNNLGIVSSLLQMQCRRTQDPQALEILRDSQNRIASIALVHEKLYRSTDLANIDFAQYIPDLTTHLFDSYNITPNCIKLKIQVNDASLDIETAIPCGLIINELVSNALKYAFTDQSTGEILVSLEQQEQDNLILTIRDNGIGLPQDFDSRNTKTLGIILVQGLVKQLRGEIEINSQQGTEFKITFTKSRA; translated from the coding sequence ATGTATGAACTTTTTAAAATCCTTTTAACCACTCAACAGTTTATTCCTCACGGTCATTGCTATCTTTGGCAATCAAATTTATTAGGGCTGCATATTGTTTCTGATAGTTTAATTGCACTTGCTTATTATTCAATTCCCTTGACGCTACTTTATTTTGTCCGCCAGCGCCAAGATTTACCATTCAACTGGATATTCTTGCTGTTTGGAACATTTATTATTACCTGCGGCACTACTCACCTGATGGAGATTTGGACGTTATGGTATCCTACCTATTGGGTCAGTGGCGGTATTAAAGCGATCGCGGCTGTAGTATCACTGTACACAGCTTGGGAACTGATATATTTGATGCCCCAAGTACTGGCTTTACCCAGTCCGGCACAATTAGAAGCCGCTAACCAAGAACTCAAGCGAGAAATCAGCGAACGCCAACAAGTAGAACTTGTATTGCAAGAACAAGAAGCGATGTTGCGGCGGATTGGGGATAACCTGCCGAATGGCGCAATTTATAAAGTAATCCGAGAATTAGATGGGAGCGATCGCTTTTACTATCTGAGTGCCGGAATTGCAACAATTATGGAAGTTAGTGCAGCAGATGCACTCAGGGATGCAGGCTTACTCTATCGTCAGTTTATCCCAGAAGACATCCCCCGACTGGAAGCAGCTGTTAATGCGTCAATGCAGCACTTGAGCATTTTTAATATTCAACTCCGAATCTGTACACCCAGTGGTCAAATTAAATGGTGTCATTTTCGTTCCTCACCACGTCAGTTAGAAGATGGTCGAGTCGCTTGGGATGGTTTGGTAGTGGATGTCACCGAACCTAAACGCACTGAAGAAATAGTCCGTAAAAATGAAGCCTTGTTAGAAGAATCCCAGCGAGTCGCGCGTTTGGGTAACTGGGAATATGATTTGTCCACCGGGCAAATTAGCTGGTCAAAAGGGCTGTTTGAGCTTTTTAAACGTGACTCCCAGCTATTAGCTCCCAGCTATGCAGAAAATTTACAACTATATCACCCTGAAGATCGAAAAAAGTTAGCCCAAGCTGTAGAACGTGCTATTTCGACGGGTGAATCTTACAAACTAGTTTTACGTGCTACTAGAACTGACAACGTAGATATTTATGTTGAAGGAATTGGCTATGCTGAGTTTAACGCCCATCAAGAGGTAGTTCGTCTTTACGGTACAGCTCAAGATATTAGCGAACAGCAAGCTGTACTTCGTGAACGCAAACAAGCAGAGCAAGCACTACAAGAGAAAGAACATTTTTTACGCAGTATCTACGATGGCGTGGGACAGTCGATTTTTGTGGTTGATGTTGTAGATAATGATTTTCGTTATGTGGGTTTTAATCCTGCTCATGAAGAACTCACCGGTTTGAGATCAAATGAGGTACAAGGCAAAACCCCAGAACAAGTTCTGCCGCCGCAGTTGGCGGCAATAGTCAGAAAATATTATCAAGATTGTCTCAACGCTGGCACAAGCATTACTTATAACGAATGCTTACCCTTTAGAGGCCAAGAAATTTGGTGGATTACCAATCTTACACCCCTCAGAGATGAAAATTTAAGTATTTATCGCATTGTTGGTAGTTGTATTAATATCACAGAGCAAAAACACGCTCAACAAATGCGAGAACTGCAAGCGGTCATTACTCGCAATATGGCTGAAGGTATTTGCTTGGTTCGCGCCAACGATGGAATTATCGTTTATGCAAATCCTAAATTTGAGAATATGTTTGGCTATGATACCGATGAATTAAACGGTTTACATATATCAATTGTTAATTATGCAGATGATCAAGCTAAAGCAGAAGAGGTGAATCAGGCCATTACTGCGGCTGTTTTAGAATATGGCGAAGCTAGTTATGAAGTCCATAATGTGAAAAAAAATGGTACTCCCTTTTGGTGTAGTGCCACCACCTCTATGTTTGAACATCCTGAATACGGACAAGTTTTCGTTGCTGTTCACCAAGATATTACCGAACAAAAGCAAGCAGAAGAAAAAATCACAGCATCTCTAAAAGAAAAAGAAGTTTTACTTAAAGAAATTCACCATCGTGTCAAAAACAATTTAGGCATTGTGAGCAGCTTATTACAAATGCAATGCCGACGCACACAAGACCCGCAAGCATTAGAAATTCTGCGCGATAGCCAGAACCGCATTGCTTCTATTGCCTTAGTCCATGAAAAACTCTACCGTTCCACAGATTTAGCAAATATTGATTTTGCTCAATACATTCCAGATTTAACAACTCATTTATTCGATTCATACAATATAACTCCCAATTGTATTAAACTAAAAATCCAAGTTAATGATGCCAGCTTAGACATTGAAACAGCCATTCCCTGTGGTTTGATTATCAACGAATTAGTTTCTAACGCTTTAAAATATGCTTTTACTGATCAAAGTACAGGTGAAATTTTAGTTAGCTTAGAACAACAAGAACAGGACAATTTAATCCTGACTATTCGAGATAATGGAATCGGGCTACCTCAAGATTTTGACAGTAGAAACACGAAAACCCTAGGTATTATTCTTGTCCAAGGTTTAGTTAAACAGTTAAGAGGAGAAATTGAGATTAACTCTCAGCAGGGAACAGAATTTAAAATTACTTTTACAAAAAGCAGAGCATGA
- the thrC gene encoding threonine synthase yields MTVSLSVAKSHRQPWPGLIEAYREYLPVSDNTPIVTLLEGNTPLIPVPAIAERIGRQVSVFVKYDGLNPTGSFKDRGMTMAISKAKEAGAKAVICASTGNTSAAAAAYAKRGGMNAFVLIPDGYVALGKLAQALLYGAEVLAIQGNFDRALEIVREMAESYPITLVNSVNPYRLEGQKTGAFEVVDALGNAPDWLCIPVGNAGNISAYWMGFCQYHQAGKCDRLPKMMGFQAAGAAPLVNGKPVAHPETIATAIRIGNPASWDKAIAAQTASQGTFQAVTDAEILNAYRLLAASEGIFCEPASAASVAGLLKVKDQVPTGATVVCVLTGNGLKDPDTAIKHSDSKFKQGIPAELTAVATAMGF; encoded by the coding sequence GTGACTGTGAGCTTGTCTGTTGCTAAATCTCATCGCCAACCTTGGCCCGGACTGATAGAAGCCTATCGTGAGTACTTACCTGTCAGTGACAATACACCCATTGTTACCTTGTTAGAGGGCAACACTCCCTTGATTCCGGTGCCGGCGATCGCAGAACGCATTGGTAGACAAGTCAGCGTATTTGTCAAGTACGACGGTCTCAACCCAACAGGCAGTTTTAAAGACCGAGGGATGACAATGGCCATATCCAAGGCCAAGGAAGCTGGCGCAAAAGCAGTAATTTGCGCGAGTACAGGTAACACTTCCGCCGCCGCCGCCGCTTATGCCAAACGTGGGGGGATGAATGCTTTTGTTTTGATTCCTGATGGTTATGTAGCTCTGGGCAAATTAGCGCAGGCTTTATTATATGGAGCAGAAGTCCTGGCAATTCAAGGGAATTTTGACCGCGCCTTAGAAATTGTCCGGGAAATGGCCGAGAGCTATCCCATAACTTTAGTCAATTCCGTTAATCCCTACCGTTTAGAAGGACAAAAAACCGGAGCTTTTGAAGTAGTTGATGCTCTGGGTAACGCTCCCGATTGGTTATGTATCCCTGTGGGTAATGCCGGGAATATATCAGCATATTGGATGGGATTTTGTCAATATCATCAAGCTGGTAAATGCGATCGCCTGCCTAAAATGATGGGATTTCAAGCCGCAGGTGCAGCACCCTTAGTTAACGGTAAACCAGTCGCCCATCCCGAAACCATCGCCACAGCCATTCGGATTGGGAATCCGGCTAGTTGGGACAAAGCGATCGCGGCTCAAACTGCTAGTCAAGGAACTTTTCAAGCCGTCACTGATGCCGAAATTCTGAATGCTTATCGGCTTTTGGCTGCATCTGAAGGGATTTTCTGTGAACCAGCCAGCGCCGCTTCTGTAGCCGGATTATTAAAAGTCAAAGACCAAGTACCCACAGGTGCAACAGTGGTTTGTGTACTGACAGGTAATGGACTCAAAGATCCAGATACAGCCATTAAGCATAGTGATAGTAAATTTAAGCAAGGTATCCCCGCCGAATTAACAGCTGTAGCCACAGCAATGGGATTTTAA
- a CDS encoding iron uptake porin, whose amino-acid sequence MNSILYSAVWITPILVITSVVTSKKVLANPVRANSNIQAESINLIQPQQTLIAQTDVEAKQDDVSELTQQNDNSDTMNQVTSVSQLSDVQPTDWAFQALQSLVERYGCIAGYPDSTYRGNRAMTRYEFAAGLNACLEKINELIATSTADAVKKEDLESLQKLQQEFADGLVELRGRIDPLEARTAELEANQFSTTTKLSGDVIVTFGGVYGDEKALTSDAWRTINNTPGGNRAAREATAYRSAGGRDLEDNTILADRVRIIFDSSFSGQDRLRLILRANNTLAFNATNQVSGTNMTRLAWDTTLEPDNSFGVAKLFYNFPVGDKLNVTVDAIGGSFFDNFNTVNPLFSAATTGAISRFGRFAPIYRASNSGLAVGRGSGISAIFKLSDAITFSGGYIARNAESPLDGRGLFDGSYGALGQVAFQPNKNLTLALTYAHSYFSAVDGNGVATGDVNVSGSEGSTFANNPFGTTAIPIATSANHYGIQSSYKLSDKFILSGWVGYTQAIAETNSGRNPVTNTVNRGDKADIWNWAVTLGFPDLGKKGNVGGIIFGQPPKVTSNDYGAQTLTATSARREDSDTSYHLEALYRYQVNSNISITPGFIVLFNPEHNSNNDTIYVGTIRTTFRF is encoded by the coding sequence ATGAACAGTATTTTATACAGTGCTGTATGGATAACTCCAATACTGGTGATTACTAGTGTCGTCACAAGTAAAAAAGTGCTGGCAAATCCTGTTAGAGCAAATAGCAATATACAGGCAGAAAGTATCAATTTAATCCAACCACAACAAACTCTGATTGCTCAAACAGATGTTGAAGCTAAACAAGATGATGTATCAGAATTAACACAGCAGAATGATAATTCCGATACAATGAATCAAGTAACATCCGTATCACAACTATCAGATGTGCAACCTACAGATTGGGCATTCCAAGCTCTGCAATCTTTAGTTGAGAGATATGGATGTATTGCAGGTTATCCCGATAGTACATATCGTGGTAATCGCGCGATGACGCGTTATGAGTTTGCGGCTGGGTTAAATGCTTGCTTGGAAAAAATTAATGAATTAATTGCCACCAGTACCGCTGATGCTGTTAAAAAGGAAGACCTGGAAAGCCTACAAAAACTGCAACAAGAATTTGCCGATGGTCTAGTAGAGTTGCGCGGTAGAATCGATCCGCTAGAAGCACGTACCGCCGAACTAGAAGCCAATCAATTTTCCACCACAACCAAATTATCAGGGGATGTAATTGTCACCTTTGGGGGTGTATATGGTGATGAAAAAGCTTTAACTTCCGATGCGTGGCGGACTATCAATAATACACCAGGTGGAAATAGAGCAGCCAGAGAAGCCACCGCCTATAGAAGTGCAGGCGGGCGCGACTTGGAAGACAATACAATATTGGCTGACCGAGTGCGAATAATATTTGATTCGAGTTTTTCTGGTCAAGACCGCTTGCGGCTGATATTGAGAGCAAATAATACTCTAGCTTTTAATGCGACAAATCAAGTCTCCGGGACAAATATGACACGGTTGGCTTGGGATACAACTCTTGAACCAGATAACAGTTTTGGAGTTGCCAAGTTATTTTATAACTTTCCAGTTGGGGATAAGTTGAATGTGACTGTTGACGCAATTGGCGGTTCATTTTTCGATAATTTCAACACTGTTAACCCCCTATTCTCAGCTGCAACAACTGGTGCTATTTCGCGGTTTGGTCGTTTTGCACCAATTTATCGTGCAAGTAACTCTGGACTGGCGGTTGGTAGAGGTTCTGGTATCAGTGCTATCTTCAAGCTGAGTGATGCTATTACCTTCTCAGGCGGTTATATAGCGAGAAATGCCGAAAGTCCCCTTGATGGTAGAGGTTTGTTTGATGGTAGTTATGGTGCTTTGGGACAGGTAGCATTTCAACCAAATAAAAACTTGACGCTGGCTTTAACTTACGCCCACTCTTACTTTAGTGCTGTTGATGGTAATGGAGTTGCAACTGGTGATGTGAATGTCTCTGGTTCCGAAGGAAGTACCTTTGCAAATAATCCTTTTGGGACAACTGCAATTCCAATTGCTACATCAGCCAATCACTACGGTATTCAAAGTAGTTATAAGTTGAGTGATAAATTCATCTTATCTGGTTGGGTGGGTTATACTCAGGCGATCGCCGAAACAAATTCTGGGAGAAACCCCGTAACCAACACCGTCAATAGAGGCGATAAAGCAGATATTTGGAATTGGGCTGTTACTTTAGGATTTCCCGACTTGGGTAAAAAAGGTAATGTCGGGGGGATTATCTTCGGTCAACCGCCGAAGGTGACAAGTAATGATTACGGGGCGCAAACTCTCACCGCTACAAGTGCGCGTCGGGAAGATAGCGACACTTCCTATCATCTAGAAGCTTTGTATCGCTATCAGGTGAACAGCAATATTTCAATCACACCAGGGTTTATTGTCCTGTTTAACCCTGAACACAATAGCAATAACGACACCATCTATGTCGGTACTATTCGGACAACTTTCCGTTTTTAG
- the cysW gene encoding sulfate ABC transporter permease subunit CysW, with protein MTVNELKFRSKQQKSWVPTLLIGIAIAYLALIQYIPAINVFFQAFKKGVGPFFANLTHPAFLHAAWLTFILALIAVPLNTVFGLCAAWAIARHKFPGRAIVLSIIDLPFSISPVVAGLMIVLLYGRNGWFGPFLQANDIKIIFAFPGMVLATAFVSMPFVAREVIPVLEEFGSDQEEAAKTLGAKDWQIFWRVTLPSIRWGLLYGIILTNARAMGEFGAVSVVSGNIADKTQSLPLFVEDAYKQYETEAAFSAAVLLALLAVVTLILKEILERKTRIKDVE; from the coding sequence ATGACAGTAAATGAGCTAAAATTTCGCTCCAAACAACAGAAAAGTTGGGTTCCCACCCTTTTAATTGGCATTGCAATTGCGTATTTAGCCTTAATTCAATACATCCCAGCAATTAACGTTTTTTTTCAAGCCTTTAAAAAGGGAGTTGGCCCATTCTTTGCCAACTTAACACACCCTGCTTTTCTTCATGCTGCTTGGTTAACGTTTATATTGGCGTTGATTGCTGTGCCATTAAATACAGTGTTTGGCTTGTGTGCAGCTTGGGCGATCGCACGACATAAATTCCCTGGTCGTGCCATAGTTTTAAGTATTATCGACCTGCCCTTTTCTATCTCTCCTGTAGTCGCTGGGTTGATGATTGTCTTACTCTATGGACGCAATGGCTGGTTTGGCCCTTTTCTGCAAGCCAATGACATTAAAATTATCTTTGCCTTTCCTGGTATGGTGTTAGCGACAGCCTTTGTCAGTATGCCTTTTGTGGCGCGAGAAGTCATTCCTGTATTAGAAGAATTTGGTAGTGACCAAGAAGAAGCCGCTAAAACCTTGGGTGCAAAAGATTGGCAGATATTCTGGCGTGTTACCTTACCTAGCATTCGTTGGGGATTACTTTACGGCATAATTTTGACCAACGCTAGAGCAATGGGCGAATTCGGGGCTGTTTCTGTAGTTTCTGGTAACATTGCTGACAAAACCCAGAGTTTACCCTTGTTTGTGGAAGATGCTTACAAACAATATGAAACTGAAGCCGCCTTTTCTGCTGCTGTACTATTAGCACTGTTAGCAGTCGTCACCTTGATACTGAAGGAAATTTTAGAACGGAAAACTCGCATCAAAGATGTTGAGTAA
- the cysT gene encoding sulfate ABC transporter permease subunit CysT → MVVSSSPSPHQHLASQTPVWKKFLHQLIHLPWTWRITLVYLTFMLFMPIVAMFLKASTEPPARFWEIATSDVALATYNVTFVTSIGAALLNGVFGTLIAWVLVRYDFPLKKIIDATVDLPFALPTSVAGLTLATVYSDNGWIGSLLAPLGIKVSFTRLGVAVAMIFISLPFVVRTVQPVLQEMEHDIEEAAWCLGASQWQTFCKVILPPLFPTILTGIALGFSRAVGEYGSTVIIASNTPFQDLIAPVLIFQRLEQYDYSGATVIGVVLLTISLILLLAINFLQAWARRYDSK, encoded by the coding sequence ATGGTTGTATCTTCTTCTCCATCTCCACATCAACATCTTGCTTCTCAAACTCCAGTCTGGAAGAAATTTCTGCATCAATTGATTCATCTGCCTTGGACATGGCGCATTACTTTGGTATACCTAACATTCATGTTATTTATGCCCATAGTTGCGATGTTCTTAAAAGCCAGTACCGAACCTCCGGCTAGGTTTTGGGAAATTGCGACTAGTGATGTTGCATTGGCTACTTACAACGTGACGTTTGTCACATCCATAGGCGCAGCATTACTCAATGGAGTATTTGGAACTTTAATTGCCTGGGTTTTGGTGCGTTACGACTTTCCTTTAAAAAAGATCATTGATGCCACCGTAGACTTACCCTTTGCCCTACCAACTTCCGTTGCTGGTTTAACATTGGCAACAGTTTACAGCGATAACGGCTGGATTGGTTCACTGTTAGCCCCACTGGGAATTAAAGTATCTTTCACTCGCTTAGGCGTAGCAGTGGCAATGATCTTTATTTCCCTACCTTTTGTTGTCAGAACTGTCCAACCTGTATTGCAAGAAATGGAACATGACATTGAGGAAGCCGCTTGGTGCCTCGGTGCTTCGCAATGGCAAACCTTTTGCAAAGTCATTTTACCGCCTTTATTTCCCACAATTTTGACTGGGATTGCCTTGGGTTTTTCTCGTGCGGTTGGTGAATATGGCTCAACAGTAATTATTGCTTCTAATACACCCTTTCAAGATTTAATTGCGCCTGTGTTGATTTTCCAACGATTAGAGCAGTATGACTATTCTGGCGCTACGGTGATTGGTGTGGTACTACTGACAATTTCATTGATACTGCTGTTGGCAATTAATTTCTTACAAGCGTGGGCAAGAAGATATGACAGTAAATGA
- a CDS encoding sulfate ABC transporter substrate-binding protein, whose product MNFWQRTLKRSQQLTTQHRPYRFRLNSLKGFVSLTLVGAILSVALAACSGGNSSNSGGETPSASTVSANKSNVEVTLVSFAVTKAAHEVIIPKFVEKWKQEHNQTVIFKQSYGGSGSQTRAVIDGLEADIVHLALAGDTEKIQKAGLIEPGWETEVPNNGIVSKSVAAIVTREGNPKNIKTWTDLAKDGVKLITADPKTSGVAKWNFLALWNSAIKTGGDDAKATEFVSKVYNNVPLLTKDAREATDAFFKQGQGDALINYENEIVLASQKGEKVNYIVPDVNISIDNPVAVVDKNVDKHGNREVAEAFVKFLYTPEAQQEFAKLGFRPVDETVAQTKEVKDKFPSVKTLGTVKDYGGWSEIDKKFFAEGGVFDKIQAQKKN is encoded by the coding sequence ATGAATTTTTGGCAGCGTACCCTGAAGCGATCGCAGCAACTTACTACTCAGCATAGACCATATCGGTTCAGGCTCAATTCGCTCAAAGGTTTTGTATCGCTCACATTGGTGGGAGCTATTTTGAGTGTGGCGCTGGCGGCCTGCTCTGGTGGAAATAGTAGTAATTCTGGCGGTGAAACTCCTTCTGCTAGTACAGTTTCAGCTAACAAATCAAATGTTGAAGTTACTTTAGTTTCTTTCGCTGTAACTAAAGCCGCGCACGAAGTCATCATTCCCAAGTTTGTCGAAAAGTGGAAACAAGAACATAACCAAACAGTCATCTTTAAACAAAGCTATGGTGGTTCTGGTTCTCAAACTCGCGCCGTCATCGATGGTTTAGAAGCAGATATTGTTCATTTAGCCCTAGCGGGAGACACCGAAAAAATTCAGAAAGCCGGACTGATTGAGCCAGGATGGGAAACTGAAGTTCCGAATAATGGTATTGTTTCTAAATCTGTGGCGGCGATCGTTACCCGTGAAGGTAATCCAAAAAATATCAAGACTTGGACAGATTTAGCAAAAGATGGCGTAAAACTAATTACAGCTGATCCAAAAACATCGGGTGTTGCTAAGTGGAACTTCCTCGCGCTGTGGAATTCGGCAATTAAAACTGGTGGAGATGACGCTAAGGCGACTGAATTTGTCTCCAAAGTTTATAACAATGTACCGCTGTTAACTAAAGATGCACGGGAAGCAACCGACGCATTTTTCAAGCAAGGTCAAGGTGATGCGTTAATCAACTACGAAAATGAAATTGTTTTAGCTTCACAAAAGGGTGAGAAAGTCAATTACATTGTCCCTGATGTCAATATTTCTATTGATAACCCAGTTGCTGTAGTTGATAAAAATGTTGATAAGCATGGCAATAGAGAAGTAGCAGAAGCTTTCGTAAAATTTCTCTATACTCCAGAAGCACAGCAAGAATTTGCTAAATTGGGATTCCGCCCAGTTGATGAAACTGTAGCCCAAACTAAAGAAGTGAAAGACAAATTCCCTAGCGTCAAAACTTTAGGCACAGTAAAAGATTACGGTGGTTGGAGTGAAATTGATAAGAAATTCTTTGCTGAGGGTGGTGTTTTTGATAAGATTCAAGCCCAAAAGAAAAATTAG